A genomic region of Gadus macrocephalus chromosome 5, ASM3116895v1 contains the following coding sequences:
- the pomt2 gene encoding protein O-mannosyl-transferase 2: MAKDEEDLTALRQRKTCLISENKQTLHTPLPEAQSNRLENEDDKQASNGTSCWTERSITPPGAQPPNTILVLLVLGLSFATRFYKLAEPPHICWDETHFGKMGSYYINRTFFFDVHPPLGKILIGLAGYMTGYDGTFPFVKPGDKYGHHNYWGMRGFCAALGSSLPVFAYFIVLELSHSNSAALIAAALLIFDTGSITISQYILLDPILMFFIMGAVLSMVKFNQQKSRPFCASWWLWLLLTGVNLSGAIGVKFVGLFVILLVGLNTAGDLWALLGDLQLTLVDVAKHLLARVTGLILLPLFLYVTVFAVHFAVLNKSGPGDGFFSSAFQSRLIGNNLHNASMPKYLAYGSTITVKNLRIAGGYLHSHWHLYPEGVGAKQQQVTAYLHKDYNNLWLVHKPDDGLDHPKTPELVRHGDIVRLEHKETTRNLHSHLQEAPMTRKHFQVTGYGINGSGDSNDLWRLEVCGGRRGDPVKVLRSKVRFLHVATGCVLYSSGKTLPKWGWEQVEVTCSPYLKETPNSQWNIEDHINPKLPNISLSVLKPHFLEILLESHIVMIRGNSGLKPKDSEINSRPWHWPINYQGLRFSGVNETEYRVYLLGNPVTWWLNLACLGLYAVMVAVASISLQRDVHLSQKRREHCWVLMRGGGQLVLGWLLHYAPFYTMGRILYYHHYFPAMLFSSMLTGLTLDTLLHSADLFLSPPRADWLLRLGQVALLFSVLYSFYIFHPLSYGMRGPLAHEPGSAMAGLKWMDSWEF; this comes from the exons ATGGCAAAGGATGAAGAAGACCTGACGGCTCTGCGACAAAGAAAGACTTGTCTTATATCCGAAAATAAACAGACCTTACACACGCCCTTACCTGAGGCTCAATCTAATAGACTTGAAAACGAGGATGACAAACAGGCCTCGAATGGGACATCATGTTGGACAGAAAGGAGCATCACCCCTCCAGGTGCCCAGCCCCCAAACACAATCCTGGTTCTGTTGGTTCTGGGCCTTTCTTTTGCTACTCGCTTCTACAAACTAGCAGAACCTCCTCATATATG TTGGGATGAAACGCACTTTGGGAAGATGGGAAGCTACTACATAAACAGAACTTTCTTTTTTGATGTCCACCCACCCCTTGGAAAA ATCCTCATAGGTCTCGCTGGTTACATGACCGGCTACGACGGGACATTTCCATTTGTCAAACCAGGCGATAAATACGGACATCACAACTACTGGGGTATGAGAGGG TTCTGCGCAGCCTTAGGCTCCTCTCTCCCGGTGTTCGCCTACTTCATCGTGCTGGAGCTGTCTCACTCCAACTCAGCAGCTCTGATCGCCGCCGCTCTGCTTATATTTG ACACTGGCTCCATCACTATTTCCCAGTACATCCTTTTGGATCCAATTCTGATGTTCTTCATCATGGGAGCAGTGCTGAGCATGGTCAAGTTCAACCAGCAGAAGTCAAG ACCCTTCTGTGCGTCCTGGTGGCTGTGGTTGCTGCTGACGGGGGTGAACCTCTCCGGGGCCATCGGGGTGAAGTTTGTGGGGCTGTTTGTCATCCTGCTGGTGGGCCTCAACACAGCAGGGGACCTCTGGGCCCTGCTGGGAGACCTGCAGCTCACGCTG GTGGATGTCGCAAAGCACCTCCTGGCCCGAGTCACAGGACTCATCCTGCTGCCCCTGTTTCTCTATGTCACAGTATTCGCAGTTCATTTTGCCGTGTTGAACAAAAG TGGTCCAGGAGATGGCTTCTTCAGTTCTGCTTTTCAGTCCCGTCTGATAGGAAACAACCTGCACAATGCGTCCATGCCCAAGT ACTTGGCGTACGGATCCACCATCACAGTGAAGAATCTACGTATTGCCGGTGGTTATCTGCACTCCCACTGGCACCTGTACCCAGAAGGAGTTGGAGCCAAGCAGCAGCAG GTGACTGCGTACCTCCACAAAGACTACAACAACCTGTGGCTGGTCCACAAACCAGACGACGGCCTGG ACCACCCTAAGACCCCTGAGCTGGTCCGCCACGGGGACATCGTCCGACTTGAGCACAAAGA AACCACCAGGAACCTCCACAGCCACCTCCAGGAAGCGCCCATGACCAGGAAACACTTCCAGGTCACAGGTTATGGCATC AACGGCAGCGGTGATTCCAACGACCTGTGGCGGTTAGAGGtctgtggggggaggaggggagacccCGTGAAGGTTCTCCGCAGCAAGGTGCGCTTCCTGCATGTGGCCACCGGCTGTGTGCTCTACTCCTCAGGAAAGACCCTTCCCAAGTG GGGctgggagcaggtggaggtgaccTGTAGCCCCTACCTCAAGGAGACGCCTAACTCGCAGTGGAACATTGAGGACCACATCAATCCCAAAC tgCCCAACATCAGCCTGTCAGTGCTGAAGCCCCATTTCCTGGAGATCTTGCTGGAGTCCCATATCGTTATGATCAGG GGCAACAGCGGACTGAAGCCCAAAGATAGCGAGATTAACTCCAGACCGTGGCACTGGCCCATCAACTACCAG GGCTTGAGGTTTTCTGGTGTCAATGAGACGGAGTATCGCGTGTACTTGCTCGGGAACCCA GTCACCTGGTGGCTCAATTTAGCATGCCTGGGCCTGTATGCAGTCATGGTGGCGGTGGCCTCTATATCTCTCCAAAGAGACGTGCATCTGAGCCAAAAGAGACGAG AGCACTGCTGGGTGCTGATGCGGGGCGGGGGGCAGCTGGTGCTGGGCTGGCTGCTCCACTACGCTCCCTTCTACACCATGGGCCGCATCctctactaccaccactacttcCCTGCCATGCTGTTCAGCAGCATGCTCACGG GTCTCACTCTGGACACCCTGCTGCACAGCGCcgacctcttcctctccccgcCGCGTGCTGATTGGCTGCTCAGACTGGGACAGGTGGCGCTGCTTTTCAGCGTCCTTTACAG TTTTTACATATTCCACCCGCTGTCTTACGGCATGAGAGGACCTCTGGCCCACGAACCAGGGAGTGCAATGGCCGGCCTCAAGTGGATGGATTCATGGGAGTTCTAG
- the lin52 gene encoding protein lin-52 homolog: protein MLVVKMASPNGGDDFESSLLSFEKLDRASPDLWPEQLPGVAEFAASCKNPITDSPPKWMAELENDDIDMLKELGSLTTANLMEKVKGLQNLAYQLGLEESREMTRGKFLNILERPKK from the exons ATGTTAGTAGTGAAGATGGCGTCGCCAAATGGAG GTGATGACTTTGAGTCGTCTCTGCTGAGCTTTGAGAAGCTGGACCGAGCCTCACCAGACCTCTGGCCAGAGCAGT TGCCCGGAGTTGCAGAATTCGCCGCATCTTGTAAAAAT ccCATCACTGACTCTCCCCCTAAGTGGATGGCGGAGCTGGAGAATGACGACATTGACATGTTAAAAG AGCTGGGTAGTCTCACCACCGCAAACCTCATGGAAAAAGTGAAAGGGCTACAGAACCTCGCCTATCAGCTGGGCCTAGAGGAGT CCAGGGAAATGACCAGAGGGAAGTTCCTCAACATCCTTGAGAGGCCGAAGAAGTAA